A single Oncorhynchus kisutch isolate 150728-3 unplaced genomic scaffold, Okis_V2 scaffold503, whole genome shotgun sequence DNA region contains:
- the LOC109884957 gene encoding zinc finger protein 239-like → MSLLKYSLLAEEEVCWTEKDAPVKEEEEDEAVTIQKQVEGEAVTVKEEEGAFKVKEEEDEEVTVTVKEEDYDFGVEEENKEITVTLEEEEAEEEKTGDLIKSREKPDSHSDSGKSHSENPDPEIPKPATRLNCSQCGKSFKWLCKLKEHERTHTGEKLFQCTHCEKRFNQSSHLKEHERIHTGEKPFQCSQCGTKCTRLKHLKEHERIHTGEKPFQCSQCGKGFTRLGNLKEHEIIHTGERPYHCSQCGKSFTRVGNLNKHKRIHSGEKPYPCSHCGNHFRWLGDLKEHEKTHTGEKPYHCSLCGKDFTKLGNLKEHKKKHTGEKPYPCSLCGKTFTQLGSLKYHEGTHTEKKTYHCSRCQKTFTRLGNLKKHERIHTLR, encoded by the exons atgagttTACTAAAATACTCTCTTCTTGCTGAAgaagaggtctgctggacggagaaagatgctcccgtgaaagaggaggaggaagatgaggctgttacaatacaaaaacaagtcgAGGGCGAGGCTGTTAcggtgaaagaagaggaaggcGCGTTCAaagtgaaagaggaggaagacgaggaggTTACTgtcacagtgaaagaagaggattACGATTTTGGAGTGGAGGAGGAAAATAAGGAGATTACTGTCACATTGGAGgaggaagaagcagaagaagagaagACTGGAGATCTGATTAAGTCCA GAGAGAAACCAGACTCTCACTCTGACAGCGGGAAGAGTCATTCAGAGAATCCAGACCCAGAGATTCCCAAACCAGCGACACGACTcaactgctcccagtgtggaaagagttttaagtGGTTATGTAAGCTCAAAGAgcatgagagaacacacacaggagaaaagctcTTCCAATGCACCCATTGTGAAAAGAGATTTAACCAGTCATCACATCTGAAagagcatgagagaatacacacaggagagaagcctttccaatgctcccagtgtggaacgAAATGTACACGGTTAAAGCACCTGAAAGAGCATgagaggatacacacaggagagaagcctttccaatgctcccagtgtggaaagggttttacacgGTTAGGAAACCTGAAAGAACATGaaataatacacacaggagagaggccttACCattgctcccaatgtggaaagagttttacccgaGTAGGGAACCTGAACAAACATAAGAGAATACactctggagagaagccttacccctGTTCCCATTGTGGAAATCATTTTAGATGGTTAGGAGACCTGAAGGAGCACGAGaagacacacacaggggagaaaccttacCATTGCTCCTTGTGCGGAAAGGATTTTACCAAGTTAGGGAACCTAAAAGAGCATAAGAAgaaacacacaggagaaaagccataCCCATGCTCCCTGTGTGGAAAGACttttacccagttagggagcctgaaaTATCACGAGgggacacacacagaaaaaaagaCCTACCACTGCTCTCGGTGTCAAAAGACATTTACCCGATTAGGGAACCTGAAaaagcatgagagaatacacacactcAGGTGA